The genomic DNA CTGTCGCTGGGCGCGCTGACCGAGCGCGACAAAGAACTGATCGGCATCGTGGCGAAGATCGGCGTGGACTTCATCGCCGTCTCGTTCTGCCGCAACGCGCAGGACATGAACGATGCCCGCGAGATCGCCGAATCGCACGGCTGCTACGCCGCGCTGGTGTCGAAGATCGAGCGCACCGAAGCCATCGAGAACCTGGAAGAGATCGTCGACGCCAGTGACGTGGTGATGGTGGCACGGGGTGACCTGGGCGTGGAAATCGGCGATGCCGAGCTGCCGGGCCTGCAGAAGAAGATCATCAAGGCGTCGTTGGCGCAGAACAAGGTGGTGATCACCGCCACGCAGATGCTGCAGTCGATGGTGGAAAGCCCCATCCCGACCCGCGCCGAAGTGCTGGACGTGGCCAACTCGGTCATCGACGGTACCGACGCGGTGATGCTGTCGGCCGAAACCGCCGCGGGCATGTACCCGGTCAAGGCGGTCGAAGCGATGGCGCGTATCTGCCTGGGTGCCGAACGCCAGTTCCAGACCGAGACCGATTTCAGTGCCTCGCCGCGCAACCTGGAACGGGCCGACCAGGCCATCGCCATGGCCACCATGTTCCTGTCGCAGCACGTGGGCGTGCGGGCCATCGTGGCAATGACCGAGTCCGGCGGCACCGCGCGTTACCTGTCGCGCTTCCGTGCCTCCGCGCCGGTGTTCGCGGTGACCCGCCATGACGGCGCGCGCCGGCAGATGGCGCTGATGCGCGATGTGTTCCCGATCAACTTCGACAGCCGCGGCCTGACCCCGCGTGAAGCGGCGCGTGGCAGCATCCGCCTGCTGGCCGACGCCGGCCTGCTGGAAGCCGGTGACCGCGTCGTGTTCACCAGTGGCGAGCACATGGAAACCCATGGCGCCACCAACACGCTGCGCCTGCTGGAAGTCGGCGTGGACGGCACGGCCAAGGGGCTGGGCGAGCTCTGACCCCGCACGGGCCGGCTCCCTTCTGTCCGCAGAGGGGAGCCGGCCTGATCGTGCTGATGGTCTGGAATCGTTTCCATCCGACCTCCACGTCGAGGTCACGGCGTGCGCGGGCTATAATCACGTTTTTCCCGCACCCGCCACAGGAAGTACATGAGCATCGAACAGCTGGCTGAAACCGCCCAGGCCATGGTCGCCCCGGGCA from Stenotrophomonas sp. 169 includes the following:
- the pyk gene encoding pyruvate kinase, coding for MFERQRRTKILATLGPATDPPGILEELFRAGVNVVRLNFSHGDPSGQAKRAAEVRAAAARVGVEVGILADLPGPKIRIERFAEGKIHLKAGDRFDLVAATNVPAGDTTQVGVSYLGLPQDVRPGDVLLLDDGLMQLQVVEVQGERIINTVLNDGVLSDRKGLNKQGGGLSLGALTERDKELIGIVAKIGVDFIAVSFCRNAQDMNDAREIAESHGCYAALVSKIERTEAIENLEEIVDASDVVMVARGDLGVEIGDAELPGLQKKIIKASLAQNKVVITATQMLQSMVESPIPTRAEVLDVANSVIDGTDAVMLSAETAAGMYPVKAVEAMARICLGAERQFQTETDFSASPRNLERADQAIAMATMFLSQHVGVRAIVAMTESGGTARYLSRFRASAPVFAVTRHDGARRQMALMRDVFPINFDSRGLTPREAARGSIRLLADAGLLEAGDRVVFTSGEHMETHGATNTLRLLEVGVDGTAKGLGEL